A genomic segment from Aegilops tauschii subsp. strangulata cultivar AL8/78 chromosome 1, Aet v6.0, whole genome shotgun sequence encodes:
- the LOC109777465 gene encoding uncharacterized protein: MAPKKTPKGKSGFFGVRQKPFGNWGVEFSDAGRRWWIGTYPSAHEAARAYDVAVWRAERPRSHLNFPEIESRAVAEMLVPQGINVKEITTKKKKTKKPSVVVSAGETDEEAMARFAREHPEYVQAEMEYYWKREAEQKQKGPKKEDEAGPSTMIPIESSSEEDWADYSEEEEEGCDDPTKEEFWEQFRSSDEE, encoded by the coding sequence ATGGCGCCGAAGAAGACGCCGAAGGGCAAGTCGGGCTTCTTCGGCGTGAGGCAGAAGCCCTTCGGTAACTGGGGTGTGGAGTTCTCCGACGCCGGAAGGCGTTGGTGGATCGGCACGTACCCCTCCGCCCACGAAGCCGCGCGTGCCTACGACGTGGCGGTGTGGCGTGCCGAGAGGCCTCGCTCGCACCTCAACTTTCCAGAGATCGAGAGTCGGGCGGTAGCGGAGATGCTTGTGCCGCAGGGCATCAACGTGAAGGAGAtcacgacgaagaagaagaagacgaagaagccGTCGGTTGTCGTCAGTGCTGGTGAGACCGATGAGGAGGCGATGGCGAGGTTTGCTCGGGAGCATCCGGAGTACGTCCAGGCCGAGATGGAGTACTACTGGAAGCGTGAGGCGGAGCAGAAGCAGAAGGGGCCGAAGAAGGAGGATGAGGCCGGTCCCTCGACGATGATCCCCATCGAGTCCTCTTCCGAGGAGGACTGGGCAGACtactcggaggaggaggaggaggggtgcGACGACCCGACGAAGGAGGAGTTCTGGGagcagttccgtagctccgatgaGGAGTAG